One Thalassospira marina DNA window includes the following coding sequences:
- a CDS encoding NrsF family protein, with amino-acid sequence MSTLKTDDLINSLASQAGTANGPSPRKLHSALAGSALAGLITAVMIILVLVGPRIDLIAMNTAPATFFKVITMLAAGIAAFKTLRELAIAGGNAPSWLIFVPILVIIAVRIITDQSGSSWLGAAPLAAPICVATIIVASLPALGLVMYFLRKGATVHPGKTGAFAGMLAGALAAMAYAIACRNDAGLFLLIWYPIAVGIVTALGAAIGRRMLAW; translated from the coding sequence ATGAGCACGCTTAAAACCGATGACCTTATCAACAGCCTTGCCAGCCAGGCCGGGACCGCAAATGGCCCCTCGCCGCGCAAATTGCACAGCGCGCTTGCTGGCAGTGCGCTGGCGGGTCTGATCACGGCGGTGATGATCATTCTGGTCCTTGTTGGCCCCCGGATCGATCTGATTGCGATGAATACGGCACCGGCAACCTTTTTTAAGGTGATTACCATGCTCGCAGCCGGTATTGCCGCATTCAAAACCCTGCGGGAACTGGCAATTGCCGGTGGCAATGCACCATCCTGGCTGATTTTTGTGCCAATATTGGTGATCATCGCGGTTCGGATCATCACCGATCAATCGGGTAGTTCCTGGCTGGGCGCAGCCCCCCTGGCGGCCCCCATCTGTGTTGCCACCATCATTGTGGCGTCCCTGCCCGCGCTGGGATTGGTGATGTATTTTTTACGCAAAGGTGCGACCGTTCACCCCGGTAAAACAGGCGCCTTCGCCGGTATGCTGGCTGGTGCGCTGGCTGCGATGGCCTATGCCATTGCATGTCGCAATGATGCCGGCCTGTTTTTGCTGATCTGGTATCCGATTGCGGTTGGAATCGTTACAGCCCTTGGTGCAGCCATCGGTCGGCGGATGCTGGCCTGGTAG
- a CDS encoding PrkA family serine protein kinase, protein MAEDQDIFELYAEGYDGKRETELTIRDYLNLCRDDPSAYSSAAERMIKAIGEPELIDTSTDPRLGRIFLNRTIKRYPAFDDFFGMEETIERIVGFFKYAAQGLEERKQVLYLLGPVGGGKSSLAERLKELMEQEPIYVLKAGDDISPVFESPLGLFNPAKMGDAIQDKYGIPKRRLTGLMSPWAVKRLDEFEGDLSKFSVVKLLPSRLRQIAIAKTEPGDENNQDISSLVGKVDIRKLEYFSQNDPDAYSYSGGLNRANQGMLEFVEMFKAPIKMLHPLLTATQESNYIGTENLGAIPFQGMILAHSNEAEWQSFKANKNNEAFIDRISVIKVPYCLRVTEETSIYDKLLQGSELEQGSCAPGTLKMLAQFSILSRLQEHENSNLFSKMRVYDGETLKDVDPKARSMQEYRDSASVDEGMDGISTRFAFKVLSETFNHDTHEVAADPVHLMYVLEQAIRREQYPEEREKDYMEFIKAELAPRYAEFIGAEIQKAYLESYSDYGQNLFDRYVAYADAWIEDQDFKDPDTGQLLDRKIIDQELSKVEKPAGIANPKDFRNEVVKFALRARANNKGKNPAWTSYEKLRDVIEKRMFSQVEDLLPVISFGSKKDGDTEKKHNEFVKRMIERGYTERQTRRLVEWYMRVNKAG, encoded by the coding sequence ATGGCTGAAGACCAGGATATCTTCGAGCTATATGCGGAAGGCTATGACGGAAAACGGGAAACCGAACTGACCATACGCGACTATCTGAATTTATGTCGCGATGATCCATCGGCCTATTCGTCGGCGGCCGAACGCATGATCAAGGCCATCGGAGAACCGGAACTGATCGACACATCGACCGATCCCCGCCTTGGCCGAATCTTTCTGAACCGTACGATCAAGCGATATCCAGCCTTTGACGACTTTTTTGGCATGGAAGAAACCATTGAACGGATTGTCGGTTTCTTCAAATATGCCGCACAGGGGCTGGAAGAACGAAAACAGGTTCTTTACCTGTTGGGTCCGGTTGGCGGCGGTAAAAGCTCGCTTGCCGAACGGTTAAAAGAACTGATGGAACAGGAACCCATTTATGTTCTGAAGGCAGGCGATGACATAAGCCCCGTTTTTGAAAGCCCGCTTGGCCTGTTTAACCCGGCAAAAATGGGCGATGCCATCCAGGATAAATACGGCATTCCCAAACGCCGCCTGACCGGCCTGATGTCGCCCTGGGCGGTAAAACGGCTGGATGAATTTGAAGGCGATCTTTCAAAATTCTCGGTCGTCAAACTGCTGCCATCGCGCCTGCGCCAGATCGCGATTGCCAAAACCGAACCCGGTGACGAAAACAACCAGGATATTTCATCGCTTGTGGGTAAGGTTGATATCCGCAAGCTGGAATATTTCAGCCAGAATGACCCAGACGCCTATTCCTATTCCGGCGGGTTGAACCGCGCCAACCAGGGCATGCTTGAATTTGTTGAAATGTTCAAGGCCCCGATCAAGATGCTGCATCCGTTGCTGACCGCAACGCAGGAAAGTAACTATATCGGCACGGAGAACCTGGGTGCCATCCCCTTCCAGGGCATGATCCTGGCCCATTCCAACGAGGCAGAATGGCAAAGCTTCAAGGCCAATAAAAACAACGAAGCCTTTATTGACCGTATCAGCGTGATCAAGGTGCCCTATTGCCTGCGCGTCACCGAAGAAACCAGCATTTACGACAAACTGTTGCAGGGCTCGGAACTGGAACAGGGCTCGTGTGCGCCCGGCACCCTTAAAATGCTGGCACAGTTTTCCATCCTGTCGCGCCTGCAGGAGCATGAAAATTCCAACCTGTTTTCCAAAATGCGCGTTTATGACGGCGAAACGCTGAAGGATGTCGACCCGAAAGCGCGTTCGATGCAGGAATACCGCGATTCTGCCAGCGTTGATGAAGGCATGGATGGCATTTCAACACGCTTTGCCTTCAAGGTTCTTTCCGAAACGTTCAACCACGACACCCACGAGGTTGCCGCCGACCCGGTACATCTGATGTATGTGCTTGAACAGGCGATCCGACGTGAACAATACCCGGAAGAACGCGAAAAGGATTATATGGAGTTCATCAAGGCGGAACTTGCCCCCCGCTATGCCGAGTTTATCGGTGCGGAAATCCAGAAGGCGTATCTGGAAAGCTATTCCGACTATGGTCAGAACCTGTTTGACCGCTATGTCGCCTATGCCGACGCCTGGATCGAAGACCAGGATTTCAAAGACCCTGATACCGGACAGCTGCTGGACCGCAAGATTATCGACCAGGAGCTTTCCAAGGTCGAAAAACCGGCCGGCATTGCCAACCCCAAGGATTTCCGTAACGAGGTCGTTAAATTTGCCCTGCGCGCACGCGCCAACAACAAAGGCAAAAACCCCGCCTGGACATCGTATGAAAAGCTGCGTGACGTGATTGAAAAACGCATGTTCAGCCAGGTGGAAGACCTGTTGCCGGTTATTTCTTTCGGGTCGAAAAAAGATGGCGATACCGAAAAGAAGCATAACGAGTTCGTCAAACGCATGATCGAACGTGGCTATACCGAACGTCAAACCCGCCGACTGGTGGAATGGTATATGCGCGTCAACAAGGCGGGCTGA
- a CDS encoding alpha/beta fold hydrolase → MKSNLVKVAATLAVLAFTSGSALAQSAVDMIKPASIQAKNVVLVHGAWADGSSWAKVIPILQKAGLHVTAVQNRLTSLKDSDEDVRRALAQQDGPTVLAGHSWSGTAISDVGNAKNVSALVYVAARAPEAGEDFVALQKTFPDTPVRAGVEKFDGFTKVSEDAFLKYFANGIDKDEARVYYAVQQPTAASLFGERTTDTAWKSKPVFYAVSAEDKTISPEFEAFLAKRMGAQTITLDAGHLSMVSHPQEIADLILKAAGRK, encoded by the coding sequence ATGAAATCGAACCTTGTCAAAGTCGCCGCAACCCTTGCCGTTCTTGCCTTCACCTCGGGTTCGGCCCTGGCGCAATCCGCGGTGGATATGATCAAACCTGCCAGCATCCAGGCGAAAAACGTGGTGCTTGTGCATGGTGCCTGGGCCGATGGATCAAGCTGGGCAAAGGTTATTCCGATTCTGCAAAAGGCCGGCCTGCATGTAACTGCGGTGCAAAACCGCCTGACTTCGCTTAAGGATTCGGACGAAGATGTGCGTCGCGCCCTGGCCCAGCAGGATGGCCCAACCGTTCTTGCCGGCCATTCCTGGAGCGGCACGGCCATCAGCGATGTTGGCAATGCCAAAAATGTTTCGGCGCTGGTTTATGTGGCGGCCCGTGCCCCTGAGGCGGGTGAGGATTTCGTCGCTCTGCAAAAGACATTTCCCGATACCCCGGTGCGTGCCGGAGTCGAGAAATTCGATGGTTTCACCAAGGTATCGGAGGATGCCTTTTTGAAATATTTCGCCAATGGCATCGATAAAGACGAAGCCCGCGTCTATTACGCCGTGCAGCAGCCCACGGCAGCCAGCCTGTTTGGCGAACGTACAACCGATACCGCATGGAAGTCGAAGCCGGTCTTTTATGCCGTCTCGGCCGAAGACAAAACCATCTCGCCGGAATTCGAAGCCTTTTTGGCAAAACGTATGGGCGCACAAACCATTACGCTTGATGCCGGTCATCTTTCGATGGTGTCCCACCCGCAGGAAATTGCCGATCTGATCCTGAAAGCCGCCGGTCGCAAGTAA
- a CDS encoding LysE family translocator, which translates to MEYVPYLLTAYAIFMLAVLSPGPNFLAVTGTAMTVSRRAGLGLALGVGCGTLCWSSMTMLGLTAILAASADVALILRWAGGAYLVFLGYKSLRAALRRNRPVTETPANLIANPDRPFWRYIRRGLLVQAGNPKAALFWLSVMSIVLRPDAPAWVAVAIVVGTTTISFCWHLALAWFFSTPAVMRVYRRAQRTIEGVLGAMFIIFGGKLLAG; encoded by the coding sequence ATGGAATATGTTCCCTACCTTTTGACGGCCTATGCCATTTTCATGCTGGCGGTTTTATCGCCGGGGCCAAATTTTCTGGCCGTGACGGGAACAGCAATGACGGTGTCTCGCCGCGCCGGGCTGGGGCTTGCACTGGGTGTCGGTTGCGGCACGCTGTGCTGGTCAAGCATGACGATGCTGGGTCTAACCGCTATTCTTGCGGCTTCGGCTGATGTTGCGCTGATCCTGCGCTGGGCTGGTGGGGCCTATCTTGTGTTTCTGGGGTATAAATCATTGCGGGCTGCCCTGCGGCGCAACCGCCCGGTAACCGAAACCCCCGCCAATCTGATCGCGAATCCTGACCGTCCCTTCTGGCGTTACATCCGCCGCGGTCTTTTGGTTCAGGCCGGGAATCCGAAGGCGGCTTTGTTCTGGCTGTCTGTTATGTCGATTGTTTTGCGTCCCGATGCGCCTGCATGGGTGGCGGTGGCCATTGTTGTGGGCACAACGACAATTTCGTTTTGCTGGCATCTGGCCCTGGCCTGGTTTTTTTCCACGCCCGCCGTCATGCGGGTTTACCGGCGTGCCCAACGCACCATCGAAGGCGTGCTTGGTGCGATGTTCATTATTTTCGGCGGCAAACTTCTGGCTGGTTAA
- a CDS encoding sigma-70 family RNA polymerase sigma factor, giving the protein MRAERQGDAKAYGQMLAEIAQSLRTGIPGRLRRLGLDPQETEDVVQEILIGLHDKRHTWDEERPFKPWLSGIVHYKLVDAVRRTSRERAYKANVSLDELAEIIGTSSDPSRAMDVERKLADLPSQQQDVVNALAIEGDTVRQAAKKLNRSEASIRVTFNRALARLFDTARSGKG; this is encoded by the coding sequence ATGCGCGCAGAGAGGCAGGGCGATGCCAAAGCCTATGGGCAGATGCTGGCCGAAATTGCGCAAAGCCTGCGCACCGGTATTCCCGGCAGGTTGCGCCGGTTAGGCCTTGATCCACAGGAAACCGAGGATGTGGTGCAGGAAATTCTGATCGGGCTGCATGACAAGCGCCACACATGGGATGAAGAACGCCCGTTTAAGCCGTGGCTGTCAGGCATTGTGCATTACAAACTGGTCGACGCCGTAAGGCGCACATCGCGCGAACGCGCATACAAGGCCAATGTCAGCCTGGATGAACTGGCCGAAATTATCGGCACATCATCAGACCCCAGCCGGGCGATGGATGTTGAAAGGAAACTGGCCGATCTGCCATCGCAACAGCAAGACGTGGTAAATGCCCTTGCCATAGAAGGCGATACCGTCCGGCAGGCCGCAAAGAAGCTTAACCGCAGTGAAGCATCCATCCGGGTGACATTTAACCGCGCGCTGGCACGGCTTTTTGATACAGCACGGTCGGGCAAAGGATAG
- the znuA gene encoding zinc ABC transporter substrate-binding protein ZnuA, whose translation MSKSRMLLAGAFVAAAQFALPAAAWAADAPKVVASIKPIHSIAAAIMQGVGEPELLVKGAASPHTYSLRPSEAKALQNADLVIYVSPELEGFLEKPLTSLSTNAKVMELAEATGVKTLEMREGGAFEPHHHGDDDDHDDGDHDEDHDHDHADADHDHDHEHHHHDEGDPHIWLSPENGKAIATDIADQLAEIDPDHADFYRANLKSLLGKIDATKDDLASRVSTVKDKPFIVFHDAYQYLEHSFGLQAVGSITISPDRKPGAKRLHDIESKITSSGAACVFAEPQFKPAIVQSIVADTGARTGTLDPLGANIDAGPNAYLDILSQNIDSLASCLKG comes from the coding sequence ATGTCGAAATCACGTATGCTTCTTGCTGGTGCGTTTGTTGCCGCAGCCCAGTTTGCCCTTCCTGCTGCCGCATGGGCGGCAGATGCGCCCAAAGTTGTGGCTTCGATCAAACCTATTCATTCCATTGCCGCAGCCATCATGCAGGGTGTGGGTGAACCGGAATTGCTGGTAAAGGGGGCTGCATCACCGCATACCTATTCCTTGCGCCCGAGCGAGGCCAAGGCCCTGCAAAATGCCGATCTGGTGATTTATGTGTCGCCCGAACTGGAAGGTTTCCTGGAAAAGCCGCTGACATCGCTTTCGACAAACGCGAAGGTCATGGAACTGGCGGAAGCCACGGGTGTAAAAACCCTGGAAATGCGCGAAGGCGGCGCGTTTGAACCGCACCATCATGGCGATGACGATGACCATGATGACGGCGATCATGATGAAGACCATGACCACGATCATGCCGATGCGGACCACGATCACGACCACGAACATCATCACCATGATGAAGGCGACCCGCATATCTGGTTAAGCCCGGAAAACGGCAAAGCCATTGCCACCGATATTGCCGACCAGCTTGCCGAGATCGACCCCGACCATGCCGATTTTTATCGTGCAAACCTGAAAAGCCTGCTTGGCAAAATCGATGCAACGAAGGATGATCTTGCCAGCCGTGTCAGCACGGTAAAAGACAAACCCTTCATCGTGTTTCACGATGCCTACCAATATCTGGAACATAGCTTTGGCTTGCAGGCTGTCGGATCCATCACCATTTCACCAGACCGCAAACCCGGTGCAAAACGCCTGCACGACATTGAAAGCAAAATCACGTCGAGCGGTGCTGCCTGTGTCTTTGCCGAACCGCAGTTCAAGCCTGCCATTGTCCAGTCAATTGTCGCCGATACCGGCGCACGCACGGGAACACTCGACCCGTTAGGAGCCAATATTGACGCCGGACCGAATGCCTATCTCGACATTTTGTCACAGAATATCGACTCACTGGCGAGTTGCCTCAAAGGTTAA
- a CDS encoding nickel/cobalt transporter produces MFAMLTVMFAMLFTLASPQGAHAQTAELLGRRSAPSDSAATEPAYKMPDWLANIVGGAMKVQIQLNREMTATLREAKQGNSWWPALSIIALSFAYGVFHAAGPGHGKMVTSTYFLSRDAGWKQGVAMGALIAATQAVSAIALVGILGLVFDLGPAEITRNGLLLELASYALIVVMGGYMCLRIAQGRDDCCDHGPIGHTHDHNHHHNHSHDHHEHDGHSHDGHDHAGHLAEAHSHDHEHVEPKAAQTGRYNAITSAIIVGLRPCTGSILMLLFTLANGLFLVGIVAAFAMAFGVALTVSAIGLAAIGIRFGSQKLFSLPPVWSDWIRRIVGFGGAALITLFGVILFLSASHQMGWI; encoded by the coding sequence ATGTTTGCGATGTTAACCGTTATGTTTGCCATGCTTTTTACCCTGGCAAGCCCGCAGGGCGCACATGCGCAAACGGCCGAACTTCTGGGCCGCCGCAGCGCGCCAAGCGACAGTGCAGCAACCGAACCCGCCTATAAAATGCCCGACTGGCTGGCAAATATTGTTGGCGGGGCGATGAAGGTTCAAATCCAGTTGAACCGCGAAATGACAGCAACCCTGCGCGAAGCCAAACAGGGCAATAGCTGGTGGCCAGCGCTTAGCATTATTGCCCTGTCATTTGCCTATGGCGTGTTTCACGCTGCCGGGCCTGGCCACGGCAAAATGGTGACCAGCACCTATTTCCTGTCACGCGATGCGGGCTGGAAACAGGGGGTTGCCATGGGCGCGCTGATTGCCGCGACACAGGCCGTCAGTGCAATTGCACTGGTGGGTATTCTGGGGCTTGTTTTTGACCTTGGCCCGGCCGAAATCACGCGCAATGGCCTGCTGCTGGAACTGGCATCTTACGCGCTGATTGTAGTGATGGGCGGCTATATGTGCCTGCGCATCGCCCAGGGCCGCGATGATTGCTGCGATCATGGGCCGATTGGCCACACGCACGACCATAACCACCATCATAACCACAGCCATGATCATCACGAACATGATGGGCACAGCCATGACGGACATGACCATGCAGGGCATTTGGCAGAAGCACACAGCCACGACCATGAGCATGTAGAACCCAAAGCAGCACAAACCGGCCGTTACAACGCCATTACCAGCGCGATTATTGTTGGTCTGCGGCCCTGTACCGGGTCGATATTGATGCTGCTATTTACCCTGGCAAACGGATTGTTTCTGGTGGGTATTGTTGCGGCCTTTGCCATGGCGTTTGGCGTTGCCCTTACCGTCAGTGCCATTGGTCTTGCGGCCATTGGCATTCGTTTTGGCAGCCAGAAACTGTTTTCCCTGCCGCCTGTATGGTCAGACTGGATCAGACGTATTGTCGGGTTTGGTGGTGCAGCCCTGATTACCCTGTTTGGAGTAATCCTGTTTTTATCGGCCAGCCACCAGATGGGCTGGATCTAG
- a CDS encoding DUF1007 family protein, with protein sequence MRSGTRSIIAMLVGVLSLACFAPAAFAHPHVWIDSQATMIFSEHKITSIRMVWIFDDMFSLTVMDQFDHNHDRRFFDQENDEVRDNAFVALADIGFLTYLRRNEEVVKVAGFHDFVADITDDGRVKYSFTLDLAEPVDPVADQIGLSVYDSEFFIDVGFAQKDPILFSGNDGLTCSYKMGEDDKHRIYFDMVSPQRADITCQ encoded by the coding sequence TTGCGTTCTGGCACCCGATCCATCATTGCCATGCTGGTCGGTGTCCTGTCGCTGGCCTGCTTTGCACCCGCAGCCTTTGCTCACCCCCATGTCTGGATCGACAGCCAGGCGACCATGATCTTTTCCGAACACAAAATCACATCCATCCGCATGGTCTGGATTTTCGATGACATGTTCAGCCTGACGGTGATGGACCAGTTCGATCACAACCATGACCGCCGTTTTTTCGACCAGGAAAATGACGAAGTCCGCGACAATGCCTTTGTCGCACTGGCCGATATCGGCTTTCTGACCTATCTGCGCCGTAACGAAGAAGTGGTGAAAGTCGCGGGTTTTCACGATTTTGTTGCCGATATCACCGATGACGGGCGCGTCAAATACAGCTTCACACTTGACCTTGCCGAACCGGTAGACCCGGTTGCCGACCAGATCGGCCTTTCGGTTTATGATTCCGAATTTTTTATTGATGTCGGCTTTGCCCAGAAGGACCCGATCCTGTTTTCCGGCAATGACGGCCTGACCTGCAGCTACAAGATGGGCGAAGATGACAAACACCGCATCTATTTTGACATGGTTTCACCGCAGCGGGCCGACATCACCTGCCAGTAA
- a CDS encoding rhodanese-like domain-containing protein codes for MSENSVYFIDSAALNRILQEKSALLVDVRQPEEFAGGTVPGAINIPLGDLDMSSLIDQTDEMDCDIVFVCAIGQRSFGAANAALPHLDCKVMTLKGGVQSWARDGFAVQK; via the coding sequence ATGTCAGAAAATTCTGTATATTTTATTGACAGCGCGGCCCTGAACCGGATTTTGCAGGAAAAAAGTGCATTACTGGTCGATGTTCGCCAGCCCGAAGAATTTGCTGGTGGCACCGTACCGGGGGCGATCAATATTCCGCTTGGCGATCTTGATATGTCCTCCCTGATCGATCAGACCGATGAAATGGACTGTGACATCGTCTTTGTCTGTGCCATCGGGCAACGCTCCTTCGGGGCGGCCAATGCCGCATTGCCCCATCTTGATTGCAAGGTGATGACGCTCAAGGGCGGTGTGCAATCCTGGGCGCGCGATGGGTTTGCCGTGCAGAAATAA
- a CDS encoding SpoVR family protein, producing the protein MTAPKTKPGLLFDGADWDFNSLKATYDAIEDIAINEMGLDVYPNQIEVITSEQMLDAYSSIGMPLMYHHWSFGKRFVRDDAMYRKGYQGLAYEIVINSNPCISYVMEENTIGMQTLVMAHAAFGHNHFFKNNYLFKQWTDAEGILDYLQFAKRYIAKCEDRFGFDAVERILDAAHALMDHGVNRYSHPEKPNLAVELERERERAKYEDETYNDLWRTLPQSDDGPEDLDDQNRRQRQEQRRAQFGLPEENLLYFLEKNAPALQAWEREILRIVRNIGQYFYPQKQTKVMNEGCACYVHYHIMNRLYDKGLISEGAIMEFIDSHSKVVFQPEYDDRRYSGFNPYALGFAMMQDIHRICVLPTEEDKKWFPDIAGNNDPFATLREAWAHYRDESFILQFLSPKVMRDMRMFMIDDRSSSPHLEVGAIHDDNGYRNVRRALARMHDLSVREPDLQVVDVDLRGNRQLYIAHTQHDGIRLDKAEAELTLGYIGQLWGYGVTLQAIDNDTGEILSETHYTPEDLVSA; encoded by the coding sequence ATGACAGCGCCCAAAACAAAACCCGGCCTGCTGTTTGATGGCGCGGACTGGGATTTCAACAGCCTGAAAGCCACCTATGACGCGATTGAAGATATCGCGATCAATGAAATGGGGCTTGATGTTTATCCCAACCAGATCGAGGTGATCACATCCGAACAGATGCTTGATGCCTATTCATCAATTGGCATGCCCTTGATGTATCATCACTGGTCGTTTGGCAAACGCTTCGTGCGCGATGATGCCATGTATCGCAAGGGCTATCAGGGGCTGGCCTACGAAATTGTCATCAACTCAAACCCCTGCATTTCCTATGTGATGGAAGAAAACACCATTGGCATGCAAACGCTGGTGATGGCACATGCAGCCTTTGGGCATAACCATTTTTTTAAAAACAATTATCTGTTCAAACAATGGACCGATGCGGAAGGCATTTTGGATTATCTGCAATTTGCCAAACGCTATATCGCCAAATGCGAGGACCGGTTTGGGTTTGATGCCGTTGAACGCATTCTCGATGCCGCCCATGCCCTGATGGATCACGGCGTAAACCGATATTCCCACCCGGAAAAACCCAACCTGGCTGTCGAGCTGGAGCGTGAACGCGAGCGCGCCAAATACGAAGACGAAACCTATAACGATTTGTGGCGCACCCTGCCGCAAAGCGATGATGGCCCCGAAGACCTTGATGACCAGAACCGTCGCCAGCGCCAGGAACAGCGCCGGGCGCAATTTGGCCTGCCCGAAGAAAACCTTTTATATTTTCTGGAAAAAAACGCCCCTGCCCTGCAAGCGTGGGAACGCGAGATTTTGCGCATCGTGCGGAATATCGGCCAGTATTTTTACCCGCAAAAACAAACCAAGGTCATGAATGAGGGCTGTGCCTGCTATGTGCATTACCACATCATGAACCGCCTCTATGACAAGGGCCTGATTTCCGAAGGCGCGATCATGGAATTTATCGATTCGCATTCCAAGGTCGTTTTTCAGCCCGAATATGATGACCGGCGCTATTCCGGTTTTAACCCCTATGCGCTGGGTTTTGCCATGATGCAGGATATCCACCGCATTTGTGTACTGCCCACCGAAGAAGACAAAAAATGGTTCCCCGACATTGCCGGTAATAACGACCCGTTCGCCACACTGCGCGAAGCATGGGCGCATTACCGCGATGAAAGCTTTATCCTGCAGTTTTTATCACCCAAGGTGATGCGCGACATGCGCATGTTCATGATTGATGACCGGTCATCTTCCCCGCATCTGGAGGTTGGCGCGATCCATGATGACAATGGGTATCGCAATGTGCGCCGGGCGCTGGCACGTATGCATGACCTGTCCGTGCGTGAACCCGACCTGCAGGTGGTTGATGTTGATTTGCGCGGCAATCGCCAGCTTTACATCGCCCATACCCAGCATGATGGCATCCGCCTTGATAAGGCCGAGGCCGAACTGACCCTGGGCTATATCGGCCAGCTTTGGGGATATGGCGTTACCCTGCAGGCGATTGACAATGACACCGGCGAAATCCTGAGCGAAACGCATTACACGCCCGAAGACCTTGTTAGCGCCTGA
- a CDS encoding YeaH/YhbH family protein: protein MFHIIDRRKNPKGKSLGNRQRFMRRAKAQIKKAVEDSIKTRGITDIDNGDQITIPGKTLREPGFHHSGRGGDRNYVLPGNKKFVPGDRIARPNGGDAGAGGSQASPDGDGEDEFQFVLTRDEFLDIFFEDLELPDLLKKSLKQTTAFRTARAGYSVEGSPANLNLVRTMRNSLARRIGLRRPKTSDIRALEEKIAALVAENEGDITPTQKRANDATLKLLQAELDEAKRRSKAIAFIDPIDTRFNQYRQIPDPNTQAVMFCLMDVSGSMSEQMKELAKRFFMLLHMFLHRRYEHVEVVFIRHTSRASEVDEETFFYSRETGGTIVSTALEEMKRILADRYPVDQWNIYAAQASDGDNYSNDGAKCTALLAEDLLPKCQYYAYIEITDEREAEIFSSAEGETALWKAYAPLVHGRNGRFALKRVTKAADIFPVFRELFAKNKAEARI, encoded by the coding sequence ATGTTCCATATCATCGATCGCCGCAAAAATCCGAAAGGCAAAAGCCTTGGCAACCGTCAGCGATTTATGCGCCGCGCAAAGGCGCAGATCAAAAAGGCGGTTGAGGATTCGATCAAAACACGCGGCATTACCGATATCGACAATGGCGACCAGATCACGATTCCCGGCAAAACCCTGCGCGAACCGGGGTTTCATCATTCCGGCCGTGGGGGTGATCGCAATTATGTTTTACCGGGCAACAAAAAATTCGTGCCCGGCGACCGCATCGCCCGGCCCAATGGCGGTGATGCCGGTGCGGGTGGTTCGCAGGCCAGCCCGGATGGCGACGGCGAAGACGAATTCCAGTTCGTACTGACACGCGATGAATTTCTCGACATTTTTTTCGAGGATCTGGAGCTTCCCGACCTTTTGAAAAAAAGCCTGAAACAAACCACCGCCTTTCGCACTGCGCGGGCAGGATATTCGGTGGAAGGCAGCCCGGCGAACCTGAACCTTGTGCGCACCATGCGCAATTCACTGGCCCGACGGATTGGTTTGCGCCGCCCCAAAACCAGCGATATCCGCGCGCTTGAGGAAAAAATTGCCGCACTGGTGGCGGAAAATGAAGGCGATATCACCCCCACCCAAAAACGGGCCAATGACGCAACCCTGAAACTGTTGCAGGCGGAGCTGGATGAAGCCAAACGGCGCAGCAAGGCCATTGCCTTTATCGACCCTATCGATACCCGCTTTAACCAGTACCGGCAAATCCCCGATCCCAATACACAGGCGGTAATGTTTTGCCTGATGGATGTTTCAGGGTCGATGTCCGAACAGATGAAAGAACTGGCGAAACGGTTTTTCATGCTGCTGCACATGTTTTTGCATCGGCGTTACGAACATGTCGAAGTAGTGTTCATCCGCCATACATCGCGCGCATCCGAGGTGGACGAAGAAACGTTTTTCTATTCGCGCGAAACCGGCGGCACCATTGTTTCCACCGCATTGGAGGAAATGAAGCGAATCCTTGCTGACCGTTACCCTGTCGATCAGTGGAACATTTATGCCGCCCAGGCATCGGATGGCGATAACTATTCCAACGATGGGGCAAAATGCACCGCCCTTCTGGCCGAAGACCTTTTGCCGAAATGCCAGTATTACGCCTATATCGAAATCACGGACGAGCGTGAAGCCGAGATATTTTCATCCGCCGAAGGGGAAACCGCACTATGGAAGGCCTATGCCCCGTTGGTTCATGGGCGCAATGGCCGCTTTGCCCTGAAACGGGTGACGAAGGCTGCCGATATTTTCCCGGTATTTCGTGAACTGTTTGCCAAAAACAAGGCGGAGGCACGGATATGA